AAGGGAGCGGTTTCATCCAATGCACTTTTAAGGGTTTCAtcatagtgactggtggccagattgagaCTAAACCACTTTGCCCTCATCCAGATTCCACATGACGTCCATGCATTTGGTGGTGATATCCCTGGAGTTCCTATCCTCCACCAACATTCACATCCTCATTACCACATCCCTTCAGCGGTTCCTCCACTTTACACTGGGTTCTTTACCAAAGTAATGTCACCTCACATGGTGATCTGGATAACCACTTGGTAAAGACTCCTCCCAGGGAGTCCAAGATTCATGCTCTTCAATTAGGTGTGACCTTATTTCGCAGGATGTCTCCCTGCTTCATTTGCTTTGGCATACGCTTTTCGACACAATGGTCTCTATGTTTCAGATGATTCTATATTCCCTAATTCCACTCCACCCCTTCAGCTGGTGATCCTTACCAATTGCAACAGGTTCTTGTCCTCCTGATAATTCTCCCTTCCCTAGTGACTTTTCTTCCCAGGGAAAGTCCTCGCTTTCCTTTCATTGGGATGTAATCTCCACCAATGACAATGTCAAGTgcattcaacccaaattttctaAAAGTTTCAGGCTCAATCCAAACCTTTTTGGGTTcgtcacccacaaaacactattatactccgaAGTCTCCTAGGATCCCTGAGTACAAAAagtagagcccccccccccccaaaaaaaaacccagttattTTCCCCTTGCCCCATCTCTCCTAAGGCTCCATTGATTCCCGGCACCTTAGTCAGACCTCTGGCTGACATCACAAGGCATGTGGTCActgttgaagcctgtgattggtcatATGGGGTACACCAACATCATGACTCTGGACCACAGCATCATGATATCATGATGTTAGATCACCTCATGTGTGATTGGATGTCAGTGGTGATTCCTTGGTGCGTGAAAAGGACACTGGGAGGGTCTTCAGATGCTGCAACTGTGAagtaaaagcacacaaacccgatagattataatggggtccgtgtgctggctgcacacacgaatcatgcaaacaggaaagtagattgtgaactactttcctgtctgcatgagcCCTGCGgtgatctggcagcaagcacatggaccccattatagtctgtgtgctTGCACACCGTTTGCAGTTACATTCGGTACtccgtatggggggggggggggttctcatgtggactccctaacagactaccaatgcagatgtgaatgaggcctaaggcctGCTGCTGATGGTGCAAGTGTCAGGAGCTCCACCTACTTGCCTTTTCTGTCCCAAGGCTGCTGTATATTTTCCAGTCTGATCTGGACCAAGGCCCTTGGCCTGGTATCTCTACAGGGCGGGTCTCTTCTATTTCCATTCCCTTCCAGAGAACACTGGCCTTTTAGTCTAAAGTAATAAACTTCCTGCAGGGAGTAGAGAATTGAACCTTACATATCTCTGTAGAATGCCTCTaccttggagcttttgtatttgtatattgtattatctatgctgttgtaacacacagaatttccccatggtgggactattaaaggattatcttaaaacATGGGTTCTGAGCTTTGAAAAGGTCCAGCCACATCTACTGGCCTGCACAGTATGCTGAGAGAGGGACTAGCAGTAGAGTTGaccatgatgctaggagtccctgccataatcactatgggacagtatgcCACTGGGATGCAGGGACAcctaacatcatagataactacGGCTAGGAGTCCCTAAAGAGCAGTCTATTCAGGAATCCGTGAAAGTGGTGAAAATAAGATATCCTATTTTTCACAGTCTTAAATTAGtccatatataaagaaaaaaaaaaacctgtacatGAATATCCCCATTATAATCGGTCTGCTCTAAAAACAGCTGACACCTAAACCTTAATTTATAGTGGACATATAGAATTGGCCACACCTTGTCAGCCTAATTCACACCATCTAGGGTTAACTTCTCTTGTGTCTCAAGTCACCGATCAGCAGAAGTCACCATCTACTTTAAGACACAGATTTATCTTTTATATTACTGTGTTTATAAAGAAACATAAATGGACTTAAATGATGACAGAATGTAATGTATGATAGATAGGTTATCCTCCCATTACAAGAAATGACAGATGCAAGAACAATACATCAAGAACTGTTTTAATAGATTTAATACAGAAGAGAGACAGAAGCATCTTGTGTACTTTTGAGGACTCTTGAGGTTAGTGGTACTTTCTCCAGCGGTCGTGCTCTATAAAAGAAACAGTAACTTTAGAATACAGCAAAATACTGATACAATGTTTTATTAGTGTTACCAAGGACTGAAGGGGGTTTCCAGGAGTTTGATACTAAGAGCCAATACGTAAGACCATCAATATAAAAATCAGTAAAAATACAACTCCAGCACCCTAAATAATCAGCTAACGAAAGGGCTCCAGCAAGACCAATGACTCTTCATTGATTACCAGGCCCCATACATCTTGACTGTGGATGGTATTACATGCTAATTCACTCGTATAGGACCTAGCTGCAGAGAGTAAAACCCAGCTGATCAGGTAGGTCGCAAGTCTGACCTCTATAATTGCACTTGTTTAAGGGCCTTTAGTTTTTCATGTGCAGGTTGTACATGGGACTCGCATTTCAGCAGTTCCAGAGAAAGAAAGGAACAGCAATATGTAATGCACAACCTGCCACTCTATTCAGAATGGGAGTTGGGACACTGATTCCAATGAATAAAGTGCCCGAAAAGCATACCCCATAAACCTCCAATAACCCAGTGGAAGCTACAAAAGCCTCAGTTTGTATCAGTCAAGGTTTACGATTTGTGCTGCATGGAATACCACAGCATTCTATACCATTAAACACAATGTGAACGTAGCTTAATAGAAATTGCACAGGCCAGCCAATAAGCAACAGTGCACTAAAAATGCTTCCTTGCACCTAGAACTGGACACATTAGGTGTACATTTTGAGAAGGAGTCAAAAGAGCACCAGAGCACAAAATAAGTATGTAATAGCAAGATGTTGGGTTTTTTGAGTATCTAAGAGCAAATTATTAATCATATGACAACCCCTTTTCTAGAGGAGGTACCTTGTTCAGGCCACTTTCACAAAGTGTTGTCCCTCAGACATGAGTTtgagagatctgtgaaaacagccTGAGAAATAGCAAGCTTTATTTCCCCTCGATCGTTCACACAGTTCAAACAACGGTCATATGAATATATTTGTTAAAGTCTATGGGGCCGTGTGCTGTCTATTCAGACACAGCTTTAGAATCCTGTTGTATGAATGAGCCCttaaccctagaatgcatacctggggcctcgcaggcccgCTCTGTTAATTGTTTTCTATTTACTGCAAAATTACTTTAGTTAGAATTctgaaactctaggtattcctcaggtatatagttgttagtcatttccagttgttcatatatttttatgttacaggcatttcGGAATAACTCTTTTTTGTGAATACCCCATATttacatacctggggccttttaggcccgtactaggtttacatgtgatcCAACTTTATGATAGTGTATTTGGCTTCTGCAATCAAGCGACAATGGTGTCTTATAAAGCGAAGAAAGAAAAATCGGTCATATTACTGAGTGCAATGCACCATGATGGAAGTATAGACACCAATAACAGGAAACTGAAACCCGAAATAATCTTGCATTATAATAAAACCAAACGAGAAGTTGACAAGATGGACGAAATGATTGGAGAGACAAAACGTTGGCCTATAGTTCTTTTTTATAATATGCTAGATGTGTCAGCCCTCAAtacctatattgtttatagtGAGACTCATCCAGAATTCCATGCCAACAGAAAGGACAAGAGACGTCTATACTTGACGGAACTTTGCTATGAACTTTTAATGCCTACCATGATGGAGAGAAGCAGCACAAAATTCTTGCCAAGACAAACAACAGAAGCTATGATCAGATGTGTTATACGTTTTCAGGAACATCCAGAACCAAGAGATAAAAAAAGAAAGCGATGTTACATTTGTCCAGCAAAGAAGGACAGGAAATCGGAGCGTGTTTGTACTACTTGTGGACAAAATGTCTGCAAGGATCATTCTTCCGAACAGATAACGTGTGAAAGTTGTTGCGGTCATTAGTAAATTCGAAAAGGAAACTTTGAAAAGAGATATTCCTGCAGCATGTTTACTGcaacttttatataaaaaaaactttgacaaaaaaacgTGATTATAAAGAGTTATATCGAATGCGTATATTGGGCGTTTTAAGACCGTTCAgttacttttttgttgttttttgcacataatgtTTTGAATTATTCACATCTAGCGCTGGTGTCTGCCTGGAGGTGATCTGTAATGGATCTGATCTCGTGGTAACTCCAGTTAAGGCTGCCGGAATGCCCGGATTCTACCAGCCTTAgctggggtcaccaggaggtcagatccattacagaTCCCCTCCTGGCAGACACCAgcgctagtgggaatgcatccttactttgcaattttcaaataaactttgaaaagtatttttatttgagttattccatgttatttgcacacgggcctaaaaggccccaggtatgtaaaagtgtagatttttatggtcatgcattctagggttaaaCAGAGCATAATTCTGCACTATTGCCAATATTATTTtgctttatacatttttttaagacTACTTACTGATGTGATCATATTCCCAGGTGTAGCTCAATACTATATATGCAGCGACCACCATGGCAACACCTCCAATTCCTCCCTTTTTCACGTTGACATACTTGTTATAATATCGATCATGACCTAAGTGAAGaaaataaaacaacaacaacaacgttAAGTAATGGTGTTCATTAGATAGTAACAAGTGTTTATTTTTGAGGTTATAATAGGTATAACATACATGCATGTAAGCTAAACATAGAAGGGTGCAGGGAAAATGTAGCGCGGCATCATCTCCTCTTCCTTCCATGAGCAGTGTATGGAAGTTACCATATCCCAAACAGGTAAACACAACTTAGAGGCTTCCCAACACCATGACTATAGGCCATTAAACAGGTAGGATCACAATAAATCCttgtaccgtattttgcggactataaggcgcaccggactataagacacattgcccatgagcgccttatagttctgcctaggttcatatataaggcgcaccgaactataaggcgcagcgctgtccggtgcgccttatatgcgATTGAAAGCGGCGACActcagactttgccagcggccgcttaaccccccgcgtgccagccgcttctattcacttcaatggcacgcttccattgaaaggaATGGAAACGCTCgacacacgaggagttaaagggattctaccattaaaagaagttctttcctcttgaccacgtcggaatagccttaaaaaaggctatttgtctcctaccttttgccatagccgccttcttcctgagct
This region of Leptodactylus fuscus isolate aLepFus1 chromosome 8, aLepFus1.hap2, whole genome shotgun sequence genomic DNA includes:
- the ATP5MF gene encoding ATP synthase F(0) complex subunit f, mitochondrial — protein: MADKIVPLAEKRLLDVKLGQLPSWFATCNFTPNGIFASLRRGHDRYYNKYVNVKKGGIGGVAMVVAAYIVLSYTWEYDHIKHDRWRKYH